CATTCGTTCGGGAATCGTGTCCATGGTGTGCAGTAGTCGCACAGCGAGCGCCTGACAGGCGGTGTCCGACAATTCTGTGTTCTGTTTCAGAACATCTCGCACCAGTCTGACACGCTGGTCGTACCGGGACGCGAAGGCGGCTTCGGTGGTCATGATGTTTCCTTCTCAGGTTCGTCGTGTCCGCCGATGCAGACGCATCCGCGGTTGAACCCACCCGCCACGGTGGCCGTGCAGAAACGGCGTGCGATCGGATCGTGCGTGTGCTGGGCGTAGTGGCAGGCCGCGCACGCGACGACGGCCGTGCTGCCGGTCGCTGTGACGGCGGAAACCGGCGCCTGGCCCGTTGCTGCTCCGCCTGGTGTCACCGGTGGGCGCGGCGTCCGGACGGGTCCGGTGCCCACGTGCTCGCCGAGCCGGGGCGCCGCTGCGCGACGGGTGCTGCCCCACCGCCGGTGGACGGTGCCGGGGTGTACACCGGCCGGCGGAACAGGCTCCCGTACCGGTCTTCCGGGGAGGCGGTGAGCGCTCCGGGCCGGGGCTGCTCGGCGATGGGATGGCTGAACAGCGAACTGTCCATTGTGGAAGTACTGATCGAAGGGATCCTTTCGTGGTGCCGCTCGTGGGCGGCGTGGTTCAGGACTGCAGCTGCCCGGCGGCCGGCAATTCCGTGCTGTCGTCGGTGTTGTCCGGGTCTGCGGCGGCCGTGAGAGCGTGCCGTGCGACGTCGGGGCCGGCTTCCGGGGGGACGACCAGCAGGGTCGTTCGCTGCCGGTCCCAGCCGATCGCCGTCAAGCTGCCGGAGGGCTGCGACCGGAACCCCTCGAGCCGGACGGCGCTGTCGTCGAAGGTGACGCGCCGAGGTGGGTTCGGCCAGTCGCCGAGGTGGTAGGTGACCCGGTCGATTCGTCCCAGCCGAGCGGCCAGCGCCGCGAGCAGCCCGGGCAGTTCGGCGGCCAGATCGCGGGTCGGAGGCCACCATGCTCCGTCGACGTGCCCGGTGGCGGGTGCCGCCGGCTTCAGCCGTAGACGCGGTTCGGTGGCCGGTTGGGTGGGGAGAGTGGTGTTCGGGCCCGACGTCATGTCGGTGCTCCCGTCTCCGGCCGCTGATTTGCCGGCCGGACTGGGGCCGAGGACGGCGCAGGTTCGATCACTTGCGCACGAAATGCTCTCGGTCAACACCCAGCGTACGCGACGACTGCGCTGAGTGTGTGAAGAGTGTGACGCATCCGGACGACGAGCCGCCGGCGGCGGCGGGAAGGGCCGGCCGCGGTCCGCTACTCCGCGAGGTGCGGGTACTCCGCCGCGCGGTGCTGGAAGGCCAGCACGGCGGGATTCCGGACGACGCCGTCGCGGATCTCGATGGCGCGGCGGACGGTTTCGTCACCGTCCCAGGCGGACGGTCCGTCGAGGACTGTCTCCAGGAACGGGAGCAGGGCCTCGCTGTTCTCCCACGTGGCCGAGTTCCACAGGTAGGACGGGCTGTGGTCGACGGCGTAGTACGTGATGCCGTCGCCGACCACGAACGCCGGGTCGGCGAACGTGGTGGTCCGCGCCCAGCTGAAGCCCATGCCATCGTCGCAGGAGACGTCGACGATGAGGCTGCCGGGCGCGAACGCGGCGAGGTCGTCCTCGAGGAGGAAGGTCAACGGCGCGGCGGTGTCCTGCAGGACGCAGTTGACGACGATGTCGTGTTCGGCGAGGAACCCCGCCAGCGGTACCCGGCCGCGGTCGGTCAGGGCGTGGCTGCGGCGGGGGTCGCCGGGGTTGTTCACGTCGTGCTCGAACTGCACCATCGTCGCGGAGTGGATCGGCGAGCCGACCGCGGTGACGTCGCGGCCGGTGAGCACGCGCACGTCGTGCACGCCGTGCGCGTTGAGCGCGGTCACCGCTCCCCGCGCGGTCGCCCCGAAGCCGATCACCACCGCCCGCAATCGGCGGCCGTAGTCGCCGGTCGAGCCGATCACCTGCAGGGCGTGCAGCACCGAGGAGTAACCGGCCAGTTCGTTGTTCTTGTGGAAGACGTGCAGGCCGAACGAGCCGTCGCGGTTCCAGTGGTTCATCGCCTCGAAGGCGATCAGCGTCAACCGGCTGTCGATGGCCAGCTGGGTGAGCTCGCGGTCCTGGACGCAGTGCGGCCAGCCCCACAGCACCCGGCCCGGCCGCAGTTCGGCGACGTCCTGCGGCAGCGGTTTGGCCAGCAGGATGACGTCGCACTCGGCGATGAGCTGTTCCCGCGTGCGCATCCCGGCGACGGCGCCTGCCAGCTGGGTGTCGGGGACGCCGAAGGCTTCGCCGTAGCCGTGTTCGAGATAGATGCGGTCACGGATGCCTGCGTCGATTCGCTCGACGTGGCGGGGGTGGATCGGCAATCGGCGTTCACCCGCTTTCCGCGAATGCGCGATGACGCCGAGGGTGAGCTGGTGCACGTGGGCCCCTTTTGCTAGACCACAGTCTAAGCACGCGGCGAGTACGGTGCTCCGCTCGCGGGGTTCCGGCCGTCGGCTGGGTGGTACTGCGGGTGTTTTCGGGCGGATGTTCCGGCAGGCAGGCCGCGTTCGGGGTTGCCGAACCCGCGGGGTGCCGATGTGAAGCCGGGGTTGAGCTTGCGGGCCAGGCGTTCGGGCTTGGGCCAGCGGACGTCGGTGGCCCAGCCGAGCTTTTCGAAGAGCCAGATCAGGCGTGCGGACATGTCGAGCTGGCCGCGGCGGACGCCGTGGCGGGCGCCGGTGGGGTCGGCGTGGTGGGAGTTGTGCCACGACTCGCCCATGGACGCGATGGCCAGCGGCCAGAAGTTCGCGGACTTGTCGCGAGCGGCATAGGGCCGGTCGCCGATCAGGTGGCACAGGGAGTTCACCGACCAGGTGACGTGGTGCAGCACGGCCACCCGGACCAGGCCGGCCCAGAAGAACGCGGTCAGCGCGCCCCACCAGGACATCGTCACCAACCCGCCGATCAACGCCGGGGCAAGCAGAGTGACGACCGTGAGCGCGGGGAACCAGCGATCGATCCGGACGAGGTCGCGGTCGGCGAGCAGGTCCGGCGCGAAGCGCTGGGCGTTGGTCTTCTCGCGGTCGAACAGCCAGCCCATGTGGGCGTGCCAGAAACCCTTGGCGAGCGCGGCGGCGGACGTGCCGTAGCGCCAGGGGGAGTGCGGATCACCGTCGCGGTCGGCGTAGGCGTGGTGACGGCGGTGATCGGCGACCCAGCCGATCACCGGGCCCTGCATGGCCATGCTGCCCGCGACGGCGAGCGCGATCCGCAGCCCGCGGTTCGCCTTGAACGCGCCGTGGGTGAAGTAGCGGTGGAATCCGATC
This window of the Amycolatopsis balhimycina FH 1894 genome carries:
- a CDS encoding DUF6307 family protein, whose amino-acid sequence is MTTEAAFASRYDQRVRLVRDVLKQNTELSDTACQALAVRLLHTMDTIPERMR
- a CDS encoding RGCVC family protein, which gives rise to MGTGPVRTPRPPVTPGGAATGQAPVSAVTATGSTAVVACAACHYAQHTHDPIARRFCTATVAGGFNRGCVCIGGHDEPEKETS
- a CDS encoding DUF5994 family protein — encoded protein: MTSGPNTTLPTQPATEPRLRLKPAAPATGHVDGAWWPPTRDLAAELPGLLAALAARLGRIDRVTYHLGDWPNPPRRVTFDDSAVRLEGFRSQPSGSLTAIGWDRQRTTLLVVPPEAGPDVARHALTAAADPDNTDDSTELPAAGQLQS
- a CDS encoding N(5)-(carboxyethyl)ornithine synthase, whose translation is MHQLTLGVIAHSRKAGERRLPIHPRHVERIDAGIRDRIYLEHGYGEAFGVPDTQLAGAVAGMRTREQLIAECDVILLAKPLPQDVAELRPGRVLWGWPHCVQDRELTQLAIDSRLTLIAFEAMNHWNRDGSFGLHVFHKNNELAGYSSVLHALQVIGSTGDYGRRLRAVVIGFGATARGAVTALNAHGVHDVRVLTGRDVTAVGSPIHSATMVQFEHDVNNPGDPRRSHALTDRGRVPLAGFLAEHDIVVNCVLQDTAAPLTFLLEDDLAAFAPGSLIVDVSCDDGMGFSWARTTTFADPAFVVGDGITYYAVDHSPSYLWNSATWENSEALLPFLETVLDGPSAWDGDETVRRAIEIRDGVVRNPAVLAFQHRAAEYPHLAE
- a CDS encoding acyl-CoA desaturase codes for the protein MTETIERRSARPAKAVQPMLAGEKTRTETFLVKLFAVVPLLALAAAVPFAWGWGLSWTDVALTAGFYFLTGLGVTIGFHRYFTHGAFKANRGLRIALAVAGSMAMQGPVIGWVADHRRHHAYADRDGDPHSPWRYGTSAAALAKGFWHAHMGWLFDREKTNAQRFAPDLLADRDLVRIDRWFPALTVVTLLAPALIGGLVTMSWWGALTAFFWAGLVRVAVLHHVTWSVNSLCHLIGDRPYAARDKSANFWPLAIASMGESWHNSHHADPTGARHGVRRGQLDMSARLIWLFEKLGWATDVRWPKPERLARKLNPGFTSAPRGFGNPERGLPAGTSARKHPQYHPADGRNPASGAPYSPRA